The Bacteroidales bacterium genome contains the following window.
AAAAAATGAATATTCATATATTCCTGTACTTCTTCTTCTCAATAATAATAACGACATAGCAATTTTTGAAACTGATAAAAATAAACTTGTAAATATTGACAAGATTTTTATCTGGAACGGAGATACAAAAATATTTTTTGCAATGATTAAGTATATTGAGGATAGGGTAAATGTTGAAAACGATACTGAAAAAGGTTTGGTAAGAGTTATTCTTTTGGTTGAAGATTCGCCAAAGTATTACTCAAGATATTTGCCTTTGCTTTATACTATTGTTCTTGAGCAAACGAAAAGAATAATGAAAGATGTTACAACCGATGAATTATACAAAGTGCTACGCTTACGTGCCCGTCCTAAAATACTTCTTGCTTCTACTTATGAAGAGGCGATAAATATTTTCAACAAATACAAGGACTATATGCTTTGTTTAATATCCGATGTTAAGTTTGAAAGAAAAGGAAAAGTTGACAGTGACGCAGGATTTCATTTGGTTAAACATATAAAATCACAGATTGAAGATTTGCCGACAATAATTCAATCTTCGAATATACAAAATCTGAGCAGAGCCTATGCTCTTAAAGCAAGTTTTATTGATAAAAATTCAGAAAGTTTGCTGCACGACTTTAAAAGTTTTATTATTCATTATCTTGGGTTCGGTGATTTTGTATACAAAGATGAAGACGACAATGAAATAGCCGTGGCGAGAACATTGAAAGAATTCGAATCACACCTGAGTACAATTCCCGCAAGTTCGCTTAATTATCATGCTACAAGAAATCACTTTTCACTATGGCTGATGGCAAGAGGCGAAATTCAAATTGCAAAAATCATACATCCTGCTAAAACCAGCGACTTTAGCTCTCCTGATGAATTAAGAAATTATCTGATTAGTGTTATTGAAATATTCAGAAGTGAACAAAACAGGGGAAAAGTAATAGGCTTCGAAGAATCGGCATTGCAGGATGAAACAAATATAATGAGTCTTGCAAGCGGTTCATTAGGCGGTAAGGGAAGAGGACTCGCATTTATAAACACACTGGTATATAATTTTGATTTTTCTAAAATAATTCCCGACATTAAAATCTGTACACCGAAAACCTCAATTATAGGAACAGATGAATTTTTGCTTTTTCTCGAAAGCAATGACCTGAAAAAAGTATATACTGAAAAAGATCATAACCTGATAAAGGAGTGGTTCTTAAACGGGAAGCTCTCAGAAGCTTTGATGACTAAGCTTGAGAAACTCCTTAATGTAATTAATAATCCGGTTGCAATTCGTTCATCAAGTTTGTTTGAAGATTCTTTAATGCAGCCATTTTCGGGCGTTTTCGATACAATTTTATTACCTAACAGCCATCCCGATATAAGAGTAAGAGTTGAACAAGCTGCTAATGCAATCAAGCTTGTTTATGCTTCAATTTTTTCCGATAACTCTCGTGCATATTTTGAAGCGGTTAATTATAAAATTGAAGAAGAAAAAATGGCTGTCATCATTCAGGAAGTTGTGGGTAATAAATATGAAAATTACTATTACCCTCACATCAGCGGTGTGGCACAGTCGTATAATTTTTACCCTTATGCTCACATGGAGCCGGAAGAAGGATTTGCTGTCATAGGAATCGGACTTGGAAAGTATATTGTTGAAGGCGAAAAAGCATTCAGGTTTTCTCCGAAATATCCAAGCGTGGAAATTAATTCCACAAAAGACCAAATCAAAAATTCACAATTATTGTTTTATGCAGTTGATACAAACAGGTATGATATAAATATAATGAAAGGCGAAGATGCCGGATTAGAAAAATTAGACATTGATGCAGCCGAAAGACACGGCAACCTAAAACATTGCGCATCAGTTTATGATGCTGAAAACGATAGAATAATTCCGGGAGTTGATTCACCGGGACCGCGACTTTTGAATTTTGCCAATATAATGAAATACGATTATATTCCTCTCGCACGAACAATTGATAGTTTGCTTGGCATTATTAAGGAAGCAATGGGAAGCCCTATTGAAATTGAATTTGCAGTTGATTTAACAAAAAATGAAGAAGGACTGGCTTCTTTTTATTTGTTGCAGATTAAACCCCTCTTCAGTAAAGAACATGAATTTAATCTGAATCTCGAGGATATTGATAAAAAACAGATTTTACTTTATTCAGAAAAGGGAATGGGAAACGGAAAAATTGACGAAATATATGATGTTATTTTTATTGATGCAGAAAAGTTTGACAAATCTAAAACAATGGAAATGACAGATGAAATAGAACAACTCAACGCAGAAATGGTTAAACAAAATAAAAAATATATATTGATAGGACCGGGTAGATGGGGTACACGCGATAGATGGATTGGAATTCCTGTTCAATGGACACAGATATCAAATGCAAAAATAATTGTTGAAACAAGTACTGAAGATTTGCCGCTTGATGCTTCACTCGGTTCGCATTTTTTTCACAATATAACTTCATTGAATATCGGTTATTTCTCGGTCAAACATTCATCGCAAACAGAGTTCATCAGATGGGATGTTTTGCATAAACAAAAAGTAATAATGGCTACAAAATTTTTCAAACATGTGAGGTTTAGCAAACCCCTGTCAATTATTATGGATGGTAAAAAAAGAATTTCTTTTATTACGTGGAATTGAAAAAATAGTTAATGGTTAATAGTTAATAGTGAATAAAGATGCTTTCTCTCATAGCTCGATGCTCGTAGCTTTTAGCTAATAACTATCAACTAAACTAACATAAAACAATATATTTAATTTAACATGAATTTAGGAAGAATACTAATTATTGATGATGAAGAAAAAATTCGTTTTCTCCTTCATAGAATTCTTGAATTAGAAAAATTTGAAATTTTTGAAGCTCCTGATGCCAAAACAGCTTTTAAAAAACTCGAACAATCCGATATAGATGTTGTACTTTGTGATGTAAAACTTCCCGACGTTGATGGTGTTGAACTTTCTCATCAGATAAAAATAAAATATCCACTCGTCGAAATTATTATTCTTACCGCTTATGGAAATATTCCCGATAGCGTAAAAGCCATTAAATACGGTGCTTTTGATTATATCACAAAAGGTGATGACAATGATAAAATTATTCCGCTTGTTCATCGTGCTTTGGAAAAGGTGAAGCTTCAAAAGCGTTTGCAACGATTGGAAAAACATATAGAAAAATTTTCGCTTGATGGAATTATTGGCAAATCAAAAAATATTCTCGAAGCTATTGAACTTGCTAAAAAAGTTGCACCAACTGATGCTACGGTTCTTTTACTTGGAGAAACAGGAACCGGAAAAGAATTATTTTCACAGTCAATTCATAATGCAAGCCCCCGAAAAGACAAGCCATTTATTGATGTTAATTGCAGTGCATTCCCAAAAGAGTTGCTTGAATCGGAAGTATTTGGACATAAAAAAGGTGCATTCACCGGAGCCAATTATGATAAAAAAGGGTTATTTGAAGAGGCAGATGAAGGAACATTATTTCTTGATGAAATCGGCGATATGCACATTGATTTGCAGGGAAAATTATTGAGATTCCTCGAAACGCAAACATTTACCAGAGTCGGTGAAACAAAGCCCACTCATGTTAATGTTAGAATTATTTCTGCAACAAATAAAAACTTAGAAAACGAATGTAAAATCGGAAACTTCAGAGAAGACCTTTACTATCGTCTTTCGGTTTTTAAAATCCGAATTCCTTCTTTAACTGAAAGAAAAGAAGATATTGAGCTTTTGGCAAACCATTTCATTGATGTTTACTCAACAAAAATAAAGAAGAATATTAAAGGAATGAACAAAGAGTTTTTTAATAAGCTCATGAATTATAACTGGAAAGGAAATACAAGAGAATTAAAAAATATAATTGAACGCGCAGTAATTTTAGCAGAAAAAAATATTCTGACAATTGATTTGCTTCCTTTTGAAATCTCAGATTCAAATGCCAGTTCATCAATCAATATCGAAAATGCTTCACTTGCCGATATTGAAAAATCATATATCCTGAAAGTTCTTTCTCTCTCGGAAGGAAATAAATCCAAAGCCGCTGAAAAGCTTGGTATAGGGCTAACTACACTGTATAGAAAATTGGAGCAATATCAGATAGAATAAATTTAAGTTAGAAGTCCGAAGACAGAAGTAAAAAGCTTTTAGCTACGAACTTCTATCCACAAGAAAAAAATTATTTTTCACTATTCATTTCTTTCTATTCCAATAAAATTTTCTCAAATTCTAAAACGCCTGTTGGCGAAAGGTTTTGCACTCTTAAAAACGGAATACCGTTTTCTTTTTCTGCATAATATTTTTCACTTTCAGTTGCCTTTGGAGTTGCACCGCTTGAAATACATATTACATAATCGCGTAGTTTTTTCGGCTTCTTTGCTAATACCTTTTTTTAAAGTTCTAATAATTCGGGAACATAATAAAAAGGGTCAAAACGTTTTTCCAATTCGCTTTTTTGAACCAAAAAAACTTTGTCTTTATTCAGTGTTGGCGATATATTGAAACTGCTCATTATTTCTTTGGCTTTTTGGAGTTTAATTTTTTAGCAGTAGTTTCTATTTGCTTTACGAAGTGTTTTTCGGCTTCTGAGAGTTCGTTTTTTGTTAGCTCTTTATATTTTTCATATTCTACATTTGCTTTTTTCAACGCTTGTTGATGGCTTATTGCACCTGCATTTTGCAGAATATTATTACCTGTCATTTTTAAAAAATCGTCTAAACGTTTAATCCAATCTTTCATATACATTGGCGTTCTGTTTAGTGCCTGCAATTCTGCCAACTCTAAATATGCCGTCACCATTCGGTTCAATATGTTCAATTCATTTTCATTCAAATAGTTTTTGGCTATTTCGGTTTCATGTTTTGTGGGCTTGCTTCCTTTAAAATTAGTTAAACCTAAGTTAGGTTTAACAGCATCTATTCGCGAGTATATCACTTCTGCGGCTGTTTGTCCGTGTGCTGCCCAGTGCATTTTGTTTTGTACGGTTTGAAAAAACTGAATGGATATTTCCAAATTCGGATCGTAATCAATACTTGTAGCATAAATATCTAATACTTTTCGCCAAAAAACTTTTTCGGATGAACGAATATCACGAATACGAGATAGTAATTCATCAAAATAATTACCACCACCGGCTTGTTTCAGCAATTCATCGTTCATTGTAAATCCCTTTACAATGTATTCTTTCAGCCTTGTAGTAGCCCATTGGCGAAATTTTGTGCCTTGATGACTTTTTACTCTGTATCCTACCGAAATAATTACATCAAGATTGTAAAATTTTACCGGTCGGTCGGTTCCACTAATGTGCAAAATTTGCACATTGCTTTTTTTGTCTAATTCTCCTTCACCGAAAATATTATTTATATGTTTGGTAATAACACTTCTTTCTTTTTGAAAAAGTTCACTCATTTGATTTTGAGTAAGCCACGCTGTTTCGTTCTCTAAACGAGTTTCTATTTTAGTATTTCCGTCTTCGGTTTGATAAATAACAATATTTGTATTTTTCATCTTTATTTTTCTGTATTATTTATATGAGCAATAAAGTTTGAAAGTTCTTTGCCTTTTTCAATTAAATTCATATTGTCTTTATATTGAATACATGTTTTGTCAAATTTATAAAAATTATGAATATAATATTAAACTTTTTGTTAATAAATCTACTTCGCAGCTTATATCTTAAAAAAAATATTTTCCCTTCCATTCTGAAAAACAATTTTTCATTTCGATAAAGATTATTTATCTCCTTCTTAAATTAAATTCTTCTGCATCCCTTTAAATTCAGGCGATATAAATTTCTGGCATAATATTAGTAAAGAGGTAGTTCAAAATTTAAATTTATGACAACTCTTGAAACTTTATTACTGATTGCTATTGGATTATTTTGTTTTGTTATTTTTTTTAAATCAATAGATTTTTTTGACAAAATTTAAAAAAGGAAATTATGGTCGCATTGTTAATTTTATCAATAGTAGTGTTTGGGTATTTAGTTTATGTATTGCTTAAGCCGGAAAAATTTTAAAATAATTTTTTAAAAAGTATTATGATATGATGAGTGAATATTATGGAATAATTGCAATGTTTGGAGTAGCTATCATACTTGCTGTTCCGCTTGGAAAATATATTTCAAAAGTATATGGAGGAGAAAAGAATTTTATGGATTTTATAAATCCATTTGAGAAATTTATTTTTCGATTTTCAGGTATTGATTTAAAAAAAGAAATGAACTGGAAGCAGCATTTGATAGTGATGCTTACAATTAATATGGTATGGTTTGTTTATGCAATGTTAATGCTCGTTACACAAAAATATCATTTTTGGAATCCTGATAATAATCCTTCTATGACGCCAGATTTAGCGTTTAATACTGCAATAAGTTTTGTTGCTAATTGTAATTTGCAGGATTATTCAGGTGAAACAGGAGCATCTTATTTATCACAAGTAGCTGTATTTACTTTCCTTCAATTTGTTTCTGCAGCAACAGGAATGGCAACAGCAATTGTGGTTTTTACTGCTTTAAAAAATAAAACTACTGATAAACTTGGAAACTTCTATAATTTTTTTGTTAAAAGTATTACACGCATTTTATTACCATTATCGCTGCTAACTGCAATTATTCTGGTATTAAATGGTACACCTCAAACTTTTAAAGGAAAAGATAATATTGTAAATCTTGAAGGGAAAAAGGTTCAGGTTTCACGAGGTCCGGCGGCATCTATGATTGCAATAAAACATGTAGGAACAAACGGAGGCGGATTCTTTGGGGCAAATTCTTCTCATCCTTTTGAAAATCCCAATTATTTAACTAACATGGTTGAAATGATTGCTCAGCTTATAATTCCGCTTGCTTTGATTTTCGGATTAGGTTATTATATAAATAGAAAAAGGTTTGTGTGGCTCATATTTGGTGTAATGACATTCGGATTTTTATGTCTAGTTATTCCTACAATTTACTGGGAAGTTAAGGGGAACCCAGCAATCACACAAATGGGAATTACTCAAACTGTGGGAAATATGGAAGGTAAAGAAGTTCGTTTCGGAGTACCGTCTTCTGGCTATTGGAGCATACTTACAACAGTTATTTCAACGGGCTCTGTGAATTCCATGCACGACAGTTTTACGCCGCTGTCAGGAATGATGCAAATGCTCGCCATGATGATTAATTCTTTTTATGGTGGATGTGGAGTCGGATTTCTTAATTATTATATCTTCATAATTTTAGCTGTTTTTATTTCGGGGTTAATGGTTGGGCGAACTCCTGAATTCCTTGGCAGAAAAATTGAAGCTCGTGAAGTTAAAATTGCAGTTATAGTTACATTGCTCACATCACTTTTAGTTAAGGGCTTTACAGCAATAGCGGCATATATGTACGTAAGTAATCCTGTTTCACATGCCGGATGGTTGAATAATCATTTGTTTCATGGGTTTTCGGAAATGCTATACCAGTTTACTTCATGTTTTGCAAATAACGGTTCCGGCTTTGAAGGATTGGGAGATAACACTAAATTCTGGAATATTACAGGAGGATTAGTGATCATTTTAGGACGTTATTTGCCAATTATAGGACCTGTTGCTATTGCCGGATTGCTTGCTCAAAAGAAATATGTCCCTGAATCAGTCGGCACTTTACAAACTGATACAATTACATTCGGAATAATGACTTTTGCAGTTATTATTATTACTACTGCATTATGTTTTTTACCAGGATTAACATTAGGACCGATTGCGGAATATTTTAGTTTTAAATAAATAATAAATAAATGAAACGAAATAAAATATCATTATTCGATAAAAAGTTTTTGAAAAAATCTTTGTTTCAATCTTTCGTTAAATTAAATCCAAAAACTCTGATTAAGAATCCGGTTATGTTTACCGTAGAAATAGGAACATTTGTAATGCTTATAGTTTCGATTTATATATTGTTTACAGGACATTCTGAACAAGGCAGTTTTGGTTATAATTTTTCTATTACGCTTATTCTGTTTATAACTGTTCTGTTTGCAAATTTTGCTGAAGCCATGGCAGAAGCGAGAGGAAAAGCGCAAGCAGAATCTCTTAGAAAAACAAGAGAAGAAACTGTTGCTAATCTTGTTTTACAAAACGGAAACATTAAAAAAGTAAATTCGTCCGAATTAAAAAAAGGAGATATTTTTATTGTTACCGAAGGGGAAATTGTTCCTACAGACGGCGAGATTATTGAAGGATTAGCATCTATTGATGAATCGGCAATTACCGGAGAATCGGCACCGGTGATACGCGAAGCAGGCGGCGACAAATCAAGCGTAACTGGAGGAACAAAAGTTTTATCAAATGAAATAAAAGTTATTGTTACTACTCAACCCGGCGAATCGTTTCTTGATAAAATGATTGCATTGGTTGAAGGATCAAGCCGCCAGAAAACACCTAACGAAATTGCATTAACAATTTTACTTGCCGGCTTCACAATGATTTTTATTATTGTTTGCGTTACACTGAAACCTTTTGCGGATTATGCTAAAACAACAATTACAATTTCTTCACTTATTTCGCTTTTTGTTTGTTTAATTCCCACAACAATCGGAGGATTATTATCTGCCATTGGAATTGCAGGAATGGACAGAGCTTTACGAGCAAACGTAATAACAAAATCAGGTAAAGCAGTTGAAATTGCCGGTGACATTGATGTGCTGCTTCTTGATAAAACAGGAACCATCACAATAGGTAATCGTAAGGCAACTAACTTTTACCCTGTAACAGGAATGGACGAAAATCATTTCATCGAAAGTTGTGCATTAAGTTCATTTGCCGATGAAACACCCGAAGGGAAGTCAATAGTTGAATTAGCAAAATCAAAAATAAAAATTTATGCACCAGACATACATACTTCAAAGTTTATAAAATTTTCTGCTGAAACCCGCCAGAGCGGAATAAACTTGCAGGATGGAACAAAAATAAGAAAAGGTGCATCTGATGCGATTAGAGATTTTGTGATACGAAATGGAAATAAATTTTCTCATGAAATAGAAATTAAAATTAAAAAAATATCTGAAAATGGCGGAACTCCGTTAGTCGTTTCTGAAAATGATAAAGTTATCGGAACAATCGAATTACAGGATATAATAAAACCAGGCATACAGGAACGTTTCGAACGTTTACGCAAAATGGGAATTAAAACAGTTATGGTAACCGGAGACAATCCGCTTACTGCGCGATATATTGCAGAAAAAGCAGGTGTTGATGATTTTATTGCCGAAGCAAAACCCGAAAATAAATTCGAATACATAATCAAAGAACAATCGGGTGGACGGCTTGTTGCAATGATGGGTGACGGAACTAATGATGCTCCGGCATTAGCTCAGGCAGATGTGGGAGTTGCCATGAACAGCGGAACACAGGCAGCAAAGGAAGCAGGCAATATGGTTGACCTCGACAACGACCCTACAAAACTTATCGAGATTGTTGAAATAGGTAAGCAAATGCTTATAACAAGAGGAACACTCACTACATTTTCTATTGCAAATGATGTAGCTAAATATTTTGCAATTGTTCCTGCTTTATTTATTGTTTCTATACCCGGATTACAGGCATTAAATATAATGCACCTTGTAAGTCCGCAATCGGCAATATTATCGGCAGTGATATTTAATGCTATTATTATTCCTATGCTTATTCCTTTGGCATTAAAGGGAGTTGTTTACAAGCCAATCGGAGCAAGCGCTTTACTTCGCCGCAATCTTTTGATTTACGGACTTGGCGGAATAATTGTTCCTTTTATAGGAATTAAAATAATTGATTTGATTATTAACTTTATTATCTAATATATTATGAAATATCCATGCAAACAAAATAGTTTGCACAAACCGTAAATGATTAAAAATTCAGTGCTATTTTCAACAAAGAAATGCATGGATATTCACGAGCAGGTTGTGCGGTTGGCTTTTGCGGGAGCGAGTAACT
Protein-coding sequences here:
- a CDS encoding PEP/pyruvate-binding domain-containing protein, translated to MIENDNINKRNTDIGSKDKLKELAAISLTTNIVKEAKSINETLQQICSILPKALQYPESAVARIKFEENEFTTSNFRVTKWKMMHEFETIDEKTGAIEVYYIKEFPEIENSPFSKDETQLVGNIAKIVTGYINSIRIKNTITKPQLKNDLPKQRSQSSSSRQLLQQYLNKSNQDRYIYHDLMPFKVREILLVSTMYDAFIIESEGRFSEYVLGEYYQLNLTSIPRITGVSTVEDAFELLNSKHFDLVIIMMGVDKNTPIELSKLIKNEYSYIPVLLLLNNNNDIAIFETDKNKLVNIDKIFIWNGDTKIFFAMIKYIEDRVNVENDTEKGLVRVILLVEDSPKYYSRYLPLLYTIVLEQTKRIMKDVTTDELYKVLRLRARPKILLASTYEEAINIFNKYKDYMLCLISDVKFERKGKVDSDAGFHLVKHIKSQIEDLPTIIQSSNIQNLSRAYALKASFIDKNSESLLHDFKSFIIHYLGFGDFVYKDEDDNEIAVARTLKEFESHLSTIPASSLNYHATRNHFSLWLMARGEIQIAKIIHPAKTSDFSSPDELRNYLISVIEIFRSEQNRGKVIGFEESALQDETNIMSLASGSLGGKGRGLAFINTLVYNFDFSKIIPDIKICTPKTSIIGTDEFLLFLESNDLKKVYTEKDHNLIKEWFLNGKLSEALMTKLEKLLNVINNPVAIRSSSLFEDSLMQPFSGVFDTILLPNSHPDIRVRVEQAANAIKLVYASIFSDNSRAYFEAVNYKIEEEKMAVIIQEVVGNKYENYYYPHISGVAQSYNFYPYAHMEPEEGFAVIGIGLGKYIVEGEKAFRFSPKYPSVEINSTKDQIKNSQLLFYAVDTNRYDINIMKGEDAGLEKLDIDAAERHGNLKHCASVYDAENDRIIPGVDSPGPRLLNFANIMKYDYIPLARTIDSLLGIIKEAMGSPIEIEFAVDLTKNEEGLASFYLLQIKPLFSKEHEFNLNLEDIDKKQILLYSEKGMGNGKIDEIYDVIFIDAEKFDKSKTMEMTDEIEQLNAEMVKQNKKYILIGPGRWGTRDRWIGIPVQWTQISNAKIIVETSTEDLPLDASLGSHFFHNITSLNIGYFSVKHSSQTEFIRWDVLHKQKVIMATKFFKHVRFSKPLSIIMDGKKRISFITWN
- a CDS encoding sigma-54 dependent transcriptional regulator; this translates as MNLGRILIIDDEEKIRFLLHRILELEKFEIFEAPDAKTAFKKLEQSDIDVVLCDVKLPDVDGVELSHQIKIKYPLVEIIILTAYGNIPDSVKAIKYGAFDYITKGDDNDKIIPLVHRALEKVKLQKRLQRLEKHIEKFSLDGIIGKSKNILEAIELAKKVAPTDATVLLLGETGTGKELFSQSIHNASPRKDKPFIDVNCSAFPKELLESEVFGHKKGAFTGANYDKKGLFEEADEGTLFLDEIGDMHIDLQGKLLRFLETQTFTRVGETKPTHVNVRIISATNKNLENECKIGNFREDLYYRLSVFKIRIPSLTERKEDIELLANHFIDVYSTKIKKNIKGMNKEFFNKLMNYNWKGNTRELKNIIERAVILAEKNILTIDLLPFEISDSNASSSINIENASLADIEKSYILKVLSLSEGNKSKAAEKLGIGLTTLYRKLEQYQIE
- a CDS encoding virulence RhuM family protein, which gives rise to MKNTNIVIYQTEDGNTKIETRLENETAWLTQNQMSELFQKERSVITKHINNIFGEGELDKKSNVQILHISGTDRPVKFYNLDVIISVGYRVKSHQGTKFRQWATTRLKEYIVKGFTMNDELLKQAGGGNYFDELLSRIRDIRSSEKVFWRKVLDIYATSIDYDPNLEISIQFFQTVQNKMHWAAHGQTAAEVIYSRIDAVKPNLGLTNFKGSKPTKHETEIAKNYLNENELNILNRMVTAYLELAELQALNRTPMYMKDWIKRLDDFLKMTGNNILQNAGAISHQQALKKANVEYEKYKELTKNELSEAEKHFVKQIETTAKKLNSKKPKK
- the kdpF gene encoding K(+)-transporting ATPase subunit F, with translation MVALLILSIVVFGYLVYVLLKPEKF
- the kdpA gene encoding potassium-transporting ATPase subunit KdpA, with translation MMSEYYGIIAMFGVAIILAVPLGKYISKVYGGEKNFMDFINPFEKFIFRFSGIDLKKEMNWKQHLIVMLTINMVWFVYAMLMLVTQKYHFWNPDNNPSMTPDLAFNTAISFVANCNLQDYSGETGASYLSQVAVFTFLQFVSAATGMATAIVVFTALKNKTTDKLGNFYNFFVKSITRILLPLSLLTAIILVLNGTPQTFKGKDNIVNLEGKKVQVSRGPAASMIAIKHVGTNGGGFFGANSSHPFENPNYLTNMVEMIAQLIIPLALIFGLGYYINRKRFVWLIFGVMTFGFLCLVIPTIYWEVKGNPAITQMGITQTVGNMEGKEVRFGVPSSGYWSILTTVISTGSVNSMHDSFTPLSGMMQMLAMMINSFYGGCGVGFLNYYIFIILAVFISGLMVGRTPEFLGRKIEAREVKIAVIVTLLTSLLVKGFTAIAAYMYVSNPVSHAGWLNNHLFHGFSEMLYQFTSCFANNGSGFEGLGDNTKFWNITGGLVIILGRYLPIIGPVAIAGLLAQKKYVPESVGTLQTDTITFGIMTFAVIIITTALCFLPGLTLGPIAEYFSFK
- the kdpB gene encoding potassium-transporting ATPase subunit KdpB — its product is MKRNKISLFDKKFLKKSLFQSFVKLNPKTLIKNPVMFTVEIGTFVMLIVSIYILFTGHSEQGSFGYNFSITLILFITVLFANFAEAMAEARGKAQAESLRKTREETVANLVLQNGNIKKVNSSELKKGDIFIVTEGEIVPTDGEIIEGLASIDESAITGESAPVIREAGGDKSSVTGGTKVLSNEIKVIVTTQPGESFLDKMIALVEGSSRQKTPNEIALTILLAGFTMIFIIVCVTLKPFADYAKTTITISSLISLFVCLIPTTIGGLLSAIGIAGMDRALRANVITKSGKAVEIAGDIDVLLLDKTGTITIGNRKATNFYPVTGMDENHFIESCALSSFADETPEGKSIVELAKSKIKIYAPDIHTSKFIKFSAETRQSGINLQDGTKIRKGASDAIRDFVIRNGNKFSHEIEIKIKKISENGGTPLVVSENDKVIGTIELQDIIKPGIQERFERLRKMGIKTVMVTGDNPLTARYIAEKAGVDDFIAEAKPENKFEYIIKEQSGGRLVAMMGDGTNDAPALAQADVGVAMNSGTQAAKEAGNMVDLDNDPTKLIEIVEIGKQMLITRGTLTTFSIANDVAKYFAIVPALFIVSIPGLQALNIMHLVSPQSAILSAVIFNAIIIPMLIPLALKGVVYKPIGASALLRRNLLIYGLGGIIVPFIGIKIIDLIINFII